The following coding sequences lie in one Primulina huaijiensis isolate GDHJ02 chromosome 2, ASM1229523v2, whole genome shotgun sequence genomic window:
- the LOC140971132 gene encoding cysteine-rich receptor-like protein kinase 15 yields MISKLLQLASIFLILANLLVHGGAQGLCFNNGNYTSNSTYEINLNTLLSSLSTNVDYNGFYNASTGQNLDTVYAYVLCRGDVQPQTCSTCIQNAATEIVKSCPYQKQAVWLDEFCTIRYSDEAMYGIMQPNPTYIWWNSGNASRPNEFMADVRKLLDNLRDKAAGGGSLWKVASGNTSSINSQNIFSLVQCTPDLSPDSCSACLREAVDLPTQCNNKKGCRVLKPSCNIRYEVASFYNETRLQEIQALITPPSSSLPPGPSSPTTPGTKGHSKVQTIIIVVVSIVVCLLVAVVAFILLIKRTKKKQMEQLETTPDINVAESLQYDFHEIKAATQDFSNDNKIGQGGFGAVYKGKLSNGREIAVKRLSVDSGQGDVEFKNEVLLVAKLQHRNLVRLLGFSMEGKERLLIYEFVENTSLDRFIFDPMKRNYLDWETRYKIIGGISRGLLYLHEESRFKIIHRDLKASNVLLDGEMKPKIADFGMARLFATDETQGNTNRIVGTYGYMSPEYAMHGQFSVKSDVFSFGVLILEIITGKKNSFFRNGDNIEDLLSMAWKYWRQGTIKDIIDPTLMASLGSLQDMLRCIHIGLLCVQDNLTDRPTMASVVLMLSSFTISLPVPLEPVFFTTSGYDSKMAIFPAYDSKGLESTKSSSQNMSDHSTESSKNVMSVTEFHPR; encoded by the exons ATGATTTCTAAATTATTGCAGCTCGCCTCCATTTTCTTGATTCTCGCAAACCTTTTAGTCCATGGAGGGGCGCAGGGGCTATGCTTCAACAACGGTAATTACACGAGTAATAGCACGTATGAGATTAACCTCAACACCCTCCTCTCTTCTTTATCTACAAACGTCGATTACAATGGATTCTACAACGCCTCGACGGGGCAAAACCTGGACACAGTATATGCCTACGTCCTTTGTCGAGGGGACGTTCAGCCCCAAACATGTAGTACATGTATCCAAAATGCCGCCACTGAAATAGTAAAGTCTTGCCCATACCAAAAACAGGCAGTTTGGTTGGATGAATTTTGCACGATACGGTACTCTGATGAAGCCATGTACGGAATCATGCAGCCTAACCCAACGTATATATGGTGGAATTCAGGGAATGCTTCGAGACCTAACGAATTCATGGCGGATGTTAGAAAGCTACTGGATAATCTTCGTGACAAGGCTGCTGGCGGCGGTTCTTTATGGAAAGTGGCATCAGGGAATACAAGTTCTATAAATTCTcagaatattttttcattggttCAGTGTACCCCGGATTTGTCTCCGGACAGTTGCAGCGCTTGTTTAAGGGAGGCTGTGGATCTTCCAACTCAATGCAACAACAAGAAAGGGTGTAGAGTTCTAAAGCCTAGCTGCAATATTCGTTATGAGGTTGCGTCATTTTACAATGAAACCAGGCTTCAAGAAATACAGGCGCTTATAACACCACCGTCGTCTTCACTACCGCCAGGTCCGTCGTCGCCGACAACGCCAG GAACAAAAGGCCATAGTAAAGTTCAAACCATCATCATCGTTGTCGTTTCAATCGTTGTATGTCTATTAGTAGCTGTAGTTGCTTTCATCCTTTTGATAAAGAGAACAAAGAAGAAGCAGATGGAACAACTCGAAA CTACACCCGACATCAATGTAGCTGAATCTCTACAATACGATTTTCACGAAATCAAAGCTGCAACACAGGATTTCTCAAATGATAACAAGATAGGGCAAGGTGGATTTGGGGCCGTCTACAAG GGAAAACTTTCGAATGGCCGAGAAATTGCTGTAAAACGATTGTCCGTGGATTCGGGCCAAGGTGACGTGGAATTCAAGAATGAAGTCTTACTAGTGGCGAAGCTACAACACCGGAATCTTGTTAGACTCTTGGGTTTCTCCATGGAAGGGAAAGAGAGACTTCTTATCTATGAGTTCGTTGAGAATACAAGCCTCGATAGATTCATATTTG ATCCAATGAAGCGCAACTATTTGGATTGGGAGACACGTTACAAGATCATAGGAGGAATTTCGAGGGGACTTCTATATTTGCACGAAGAATCTCGATTCAAAATAATTCACCGTGATCTTAAAGCTAGCAATGTACTTTTAGATGGTGAAATGAAACCTAAAATTGCAGACTTTGGAATGGCGAGGTTGTTCGCTACAGATGAAACTCAAGGCAATACCAACAGAATTGTGGGAACATA TGGATATATGTCTCCGGAATATGCAATGCATGGACAGTTCTCTGTTAAATCGGACGTATTTAGCTTTGGTGTACTGATCCTGGAAATCATAACTGGCAAGAAAAATAGCTTCTTCCGAAATGGAGATAATATAGAAGATCTCTTAAGTATG GCATGGAAATATTGGCGCCAAGGAACAATAAAGGATATAATCGATCCTACGTTGATGGCAAGTTTGGGTTCCTTACAAGATATGTTACGGTGCATTCATATTGGTCTGTTGTGTGTGCAAGATAATCTAACAGATCGACCAACAATGGCTTCCGTCGTTCTGATGCTTAGCAGCTTTACCATATCTCTACCGGTTCCTCTGGAGCCGGTATTTTTCACTACCAGTGGTTACGATTCGAAGATGGCAATTTTTCCGGCATATGATTCAAAAGGGTTGGAGTCGACCAAATCATCATCCCAAAATATGTCAGATCATTCTACTGAATCATCAAAAAATGTCATGTCCGTGACCGAGTTTCATCCTAGATGA
- the LOC140971131 gene encoding cysteine-rich receptor-like protein kinase 15 → MISKLLQLASIFLILANLLVHGGAQGLCFNNGNYTSNSTYEINLNTLLSSLSTNVDYNGFYNASTGQNLDTVYAYVLCRGDVQPQTCSTCIQNAATEIVKSCPYQKQAVWLDEFCTIRYSDEAMYGIMQPNPTYIWWNSGNASRPNEFMADVRKLLDNLRDKAAGGGSLWKVASGNTSSINSQNIFSLVQCTPDLSPDSCSACLREAVDLPTQCNNKKGCRVLKPSCNIRYEVASFYNETRLQEIQALITPPSSSLPPGPSSPTTPGTKGHSKVQTIIIVVVSIVVCLLVAVVAFILLIKRTKKKQMEQLETTPDINVAESLQYDFHEIKAATQDFSNDNKIGQGGFGAVYKGKLSNGREIAVKRLSVDSGQGDVEFKNEVLLVAKLQHRNLVRLLGFSMEGKERLLIYEFVENTSLDRFIFDSIKGNYLDWEMRYKIIGGISRGLLYLHEESRIKIIHRDLKASNILLDGEMNPKIADFGMARLFAADETQANTNRIVGTYGYMAPEYAMHGQFSVKSDVFSFGVLILEIITGRKNSSFRNGEDIEDLLSLAWKYWRQGTIKDIIDPALRDNLGSLQDMLRCIHIGLLCVQDNLTDRPTMASVVLMLSSFTISLPVPLEPVFFTTSGYNSKIAIFPAYESKDFESTKSSSQNMSDHSTESSKNVMSVTEFHPR, encoded by the exons ATGATTTCTAAATTATTGCAGCTCGCCTCCATTTTCTTGATTCTCGCAAACCTTTTAGTCCATGGAGGGGCGCAGGGGCTATGCTTCAACAACGGTAATTACACGAGTAATAGCACGTATGAGATTAACCTCAACACCCTCCTCTCTTCTTTATCTACAAACGTCGATTACAATGGATTCTACAACGCCTCGACGGGGCAAAACCTGGACACAGTATATGCCTACGTCCTTTGTCGAGGGGACGTTCAGCCCCAAACATGTAGTACATGTATCCAAAATGCCGCCACTGAAATAGTAAAGTCTTGCCCATACCAAAAACAGGCAGTTTGGTTGGATGAATTTTGCACGATACGGTACTCTGATGAAGCCATGTACGGAATCATGCAGCCTAACCCAACGTATATATGGTGGAATTCAGGGAATGCTTCGAGACCTAACGAATTCATGGCGGATGTTAGAAAGCTACTGGATAATCTTCGTGACAAGGCTGCTGGCGGCGGTTCTTTATGGAAAGTGGCATCAGGGAATACAAGTTCTATAAATTCTcagaatattttttcattggttCAGTGTACCCCGGATTTGTCTCCGGACAGTTGCAGCGCTTGTTTAAGGGAGGCTGTGGATCTTCCAACTCAATGCAACAACAAGAAAGGGTGTAGAGTTCTAAAGCCTAGCTGCAATATTCGTTATGAGGTTGCGTCATTTTACAATGAAACCAGGCTTCAAGAAATACAGGCGCTTATAACACCACCGTCGTCTTCACTACCGCCAGGTCCGTCGTCGCCGACAACGCCAG GAACAAAAGGCCATAGTAAAGTTCAAACCATCATCATCGTTGTCGTTTCAATCGTTGTATGTCTATTAGTAGCTGTAGTTGCTTTCATCCTTTTGATAAAGAGAACAAAGAAGAAGCAGATGGAACAACTCGAAA CTACACCCGACATCAATGTAGCTGAATCTCTACAATACGATTTTCACGAAATCAAAGCTGCAACACAGGATTTCTCAAATGATAACAAGATAGGGCAAGGTGGATTTGGGGCCGTCTACAAG GGAAAACTTTCGAATGGCCGAGAAATTGCTGTAAAACGATTGTCCGTGGATTCGGGCCAAGGTGACGTGGAATTCAAGAATGAAGTCTTACTAGTGGCCAAGCTACAACACCGGAATCTTGTTAGACTCTTGGGTTTCTCCATGGAAGGGAAAGAGAGACTTCTTATCTATGAGTTCGTTGAGAATACAAGCCTCGATAGATTCATATTCG ACTCAATCAAGGGCAACTATTTGGATTGGGAGATGCGTTACAAAATCATTGGAGGAATTTCGAGGGGACTTCTATATTTGCACGAAGAATCTCGAATCAAAATAATTCACCGCGACCTTAAAGCTAGCAATATACTTTTAGATGGTGAAATGAACCCTAAAATTGCAGACTTTGGAATGGCGAGGTTGTTTGCCGCAGATGAAACTCAGGCCAATACCAACAGAATTGTGGGAACATA TGGATATATGGCACCGGAATATGCAATGCATGGACAGTTCTCTGTTAAATCGGATGTATTTAGCTTTGGCGTACTGATCCTAGAAATCATAACCGGCCGGAAAAACAGCTCTTTTCGAAATGGAGAAGATATAGAAGACCTCTTAAGTCTG GCATGGAAATATTGGCGCCAAGGAACAATAAAGGATATAATCGATCCTGCGTTGAGGGATAATTTGGGTTCCTTACAAGATATGTTACGCTGCATTCATATTGGTCTGTTGTGTGTGCAAGATAATCTAACAGATAGACCAACAATGGCTTCCGTCGTTCTGATGCTTAGCAGCTTTACCATATCTCTACCGGTTCCTCTGGAGCCAGTATTTTTCACTACTAGTGGTTACAATTCGAAGATCGCAATTTTTCCGGCATATGAATCAAAAGATTTTGAGTCTACCAAATCATCATCCCAAAATATGTCAGATCATTCTACTGAATCATCAAAAAATGTCATGTCCGTGACCGAGTTTCATCCTAGATGA
- the LOC140960965 gene encoding uncharacterized protein, translated as MHDTTSYREFRFESQPAILPLLSKLQKLKSKTKVKFSYGSMANPIRYSVEDKDLDDAELWAVIDSAAAASISAITPKPRTKPLTPIPFPIPSPDHHRNHRHYLNHPDGEVVQNHRPHKISKSSSGSRVPELSKSSPAPLVMVKHVHRPPVTPPMSSVGSPEARNISVTNYSPGASPVSSGFSEEKILRHSLAGQFPTVSLFKEYQNAAMAILEKSDYTMISGNPYIKKSGWRKISFYFNLSYEIKDKTIEFDENRNVQRAEFVVRAYMQGGRFSDGWGSCERREKRFMKPNHDIPSTAETRAKNKACQDLLGIGEYRPGASHGQG; from the exons ATGCATGATACGACATCGTACAGGGAATTTCGATTTGAATCTCAGCCCGCGATTCTCCCTCTGCTGTCCAAGCTCCAAAAGCTCAAATCGAAGACGAAGGTGAAATTCTCGTACGGCAGCATGGCGAATCCGATACGCTACTCGGTTGAAGATAAAGACCTCGACGATGCCGAATTATGGGCAGTGATCGACTCCGCCGCCGCAGCATCCATCTCCGCCATCACTCCTAAACCCCGCACCAAACCCCTTACCCCCATTCCTTTTCCTATCCCCTCACCCGACCACCACCGTAACCACCGCCATTATCTCAATCACCCTGACGGCGAGGTCGTGCAGAATCACCGCCCTCACAAAATCTCCAAATCAAGCAGCGGATCCCGCGTTCCCGAGCTGAGCAAATCGAGCCCTGCTCCACTAGTCATGGTAAAGCACGTGCACCGTCCGCCTGTCACTCCTCCTATGTCTTCTGTTGGTTCTCCGGAGGCACGAAACATCTCGGTGACGAATTACAGTCCTGGTGCGTCGCCAGTAAGTTCCGGATTCAGTGAGGAGAAGATTTTGAGACATAGCTTGGCTGGTCAGTTTCCCACTGTTTCGCTCTTTAAGGAGTACCAAAATGCTGCCATGGCG ATATTGGAGAAAAGTGACTACACTATGATATCTGGAAATCCTTATATTAAGAAATCCG GCTGGAGGAAGATTTCATTTTACTTCAATCTGTCCTATGAAATTAAAGACAAGACCATTGAATTTGATGAGAACCGAAACGTTCAGCGTGCTGAGTTTGTTGTCCGTGCGTACATGCA GGGTGGGAGGTTTTCAGATGGTTGGGGTTCATGTGAACGGCGTGAGAAGAGGTTCATGAAACCAAACCATGATATTCCCAGCACAGCGGAAACTAGAGCCAAAAATAAGGCATGCCAG GACTTGCTTGGCATCGGAGAATACAGGCCTGGTGCAAGCCATGGCCAGGGATAG